ATATGGCGATTCCTTCGTGCATGATGATTCAAATCATTCCAAATCCTCAGCATATGGCAATTTAAACCATTTAATATTCTTCATATATAGTAATTCGTATCATTCAATCCTTCATACCATTTGATGCCCTTAAGTATATGGCGATTTACTCTGGAGATTCGTGGAGATAGTGGCAATAGGTAATACATGCGGCGAACAGTAAAAACTTCAAGATCCACAATGTAGTTACAGTCCGCCGTACTCGGCAGTGGATTCGCCAGTGGAGGATGATCCGCCAATCTTTTTTTTCACTTTGAGAGGTGAACTGGGGAAGGGAAGTTGAGTAGAACTGGTCGCAGCCTCAGCTGTCCTTAACATTTCCCATCTAACATATTCTGCCACCATTAGAGCTCATTGCTTCCCTAATTGTGAACATATTTTGATTGACTTATTCAAGCCATATGTTTCGCAGTGTCTCTCGGCCCTTCTTCTCATGGTACAGCATTGGAAGCGCTTGTTCAGCGCGATATTTTCACCAGGTCACGACAGATTTCATTAACTATGATGCAAGAGGAAATCCGGTTGCTAGGAAGGTGCCCATTGTTATCGGTAACCCGGGAGAAGCTTATATTTTGATTGACTCAGGAGTTGGTAGTGCTCTCTGTGCTGCTAGCCCCTTTACATCAGCTTCCGCTTCTAGAGCTGAAGATAGATGTAAACTTATGGTTTCCCATAATACGCAACACTTTGGCTTTGGTAAGTTGTCTGTAGATTTCTATACAGCTAGTGTTGACATGCCTGTTTTTCAAAAATAGATTCATCGAGTTATCCCCGTCTCTGTCCCCTGCCAATTACCTTGCCAGACAGAGTCAAATCCGAGCCCTGCAACTTTGTTCTTGAATGGGAAAATGCATAAGATAGTTCTAGATGGAACACTTGATGGTACAAGTTGATCTCTGGTCTGTTCATTTGCAGATACTGGCTGAACTATTATGTCTATATAGCAAATTTTGCTGAGAACGCAAGCGCTACTGGACGGAACCTGGAAGGTGTAGTTAACCAGCTGAAGGATATGTGATGTCAACTTGATCCCGCTGCAATGTCAAGGATGTTCGGGTTTCTGGAGACAGTTGCCGGCTATCCACAAGGCTTCGGAAGTCTTATCAGAAATAGGAACTCCGCATGCCAAGTGCCTCTTATGGATGTATACGTTGCAATTTATCAGTGACTGCTCTTGCACATAGCCCATACTAACACCCACAAGGGTAAGAATAAGAAGACTTCAAGTACTGATAGCGCTCTTAGCTACCTGCTGATACATTGGATAGCAGTTGTCTTGTACTGGACTAAGGTATGACTTGCTAGCTGGCATGTCATCCAATAGGAATTGAAAATGTCAATGTAGAACATATGTCCGCAGCGAGTGGAGATAAGTGGGACTTGACGTGGTGGATCTGTGGGGATGGGCCCATCATTAATGTCTGCTTTGCTTACCTTGGGGGTGTCTGCCATACCTGGCCCCTATCAATTCCGGTGATTATCCAGGAAATCCTTGATTAGCCAGCTTCTGAATgggccaatcagaatgctTAGTCTACAGTGAATTCAACATGCTGAATTACAGAGATTTTTAGAGTTTTCATGGAGTCAATTGTAAATAGTTAAGTTAGCTAGATTGCCAACAAATCGGACCTTCTCTTGATCCCAACCATACCCATTATATGAGCAGCCACATCCACGCCCAATTGTGAGTTTGTGACCAGCAAGGAGGCTCTATCATCAATGCATTAATACCTCCGTGTGCCTCTAGAGCCTGCTTTCCTTGCATGATGCCATCCACAAATAACTTTCAGTGGTCAGACTTCTGGCAAAACCACCTCAATGGTGCGGTGAAAGTGTGTGATCTTCCAATTTTTTCAAAAGAGGGCTCGCCTCCCGAATCTTATGCCCGTAGAAATAGAAAACCACCGGAATTGAGATGCACGCGGCTTCCAAAAGACCAAGAAGCGTACTCGCCCAATTCAGTCCAAGATTGCCGTACATGGACGGACCTGCAAGCGGAAGACAGGCTCCTACAATACTTCGTAAAAGCATATTCCCCGCGAGTGCGGACGCAGCGTAGATGCCATAGGAACGGGCGAGATAATTGGAGGCATAGATGAAGACACATGCATTCCCAGCTCCGAAGGGAACGCCAGCCAGGATAGGAACAATCCAGTGAACGCTGGGAGTACAGGTCCATGAAAACCATAACTGTCCAACCGTTAGGAGAGTGGCACCAAATCCAACGATGCTGACCATGGCCTCCGGTTCCACAATGCCATCCTCGGATTTCCGATGGAGGTTGATGATTTTGCGAAATATGGGCTCGCACGCAATTGCTATCAGAACCCCCACTCCGATGCCAATGAATGAAAGACCACCAATTCCTGGCGACCATCCGCGCTCCTGCTGGAAAGCGATCGGATACGCAACGAAACATAGGTAGAGCACGCCATATACGAGAGCAACGTAAACGTCCCAAAATATACTGTTAGATCGTTAGGCAAGGAATCTTCACCcggggaaaggaaaagagtATCTTACCAAATCGGCTCGGTTAGAAGCATTCTGAATGGCCGGCTGAGATTGGCTCGCAGCGATGACTTGAAATCCTGCTCACCGTTATAACGTGTCCACCACCTTGAGTTTTGcgtctctttccttttgcgTGCTGCGCGTCTTCTCAGAATGACTGGCGCATATGTTTCCTTAATAGAGGCCATCAAAACCAGGACACCACCTCCGATGATGAGCACAATCCAATTCGTCCATCGCCATCCTAGGTTCTCGAACACAAAACCCCCGATGATCGGACCGTAAACCGGGCCGTTAGTAGGCCCAATGGACCAGAAGCCGAATGCCAGGGGCCTATGTTTGTCTGATACAATATCGTTGACTGAAGCAGGAGAGTTCGACATCAGAGCACTCCCAAAGAAGCCCCCGAAGAACCTGCTCACAAGAACTGTTTCGATGTTCCGCGCCAACGCGCTCGGCAGCAGAAGTAAAAGAAAAATAGTCATGGAGACAATGTAGACCGGCCGCCGACCAACGAGCTCACTTAGCGGGGCAAAAAGGACACTTCCTAGAGCCATGCCAAGGAGATAGGTGGTGACACCAACTAGCGCCACCAGTTTGGAGATGCCAA
The Aspergillus fumigatus Af293 chromosome 4, whole genome shotgun sequence DNA segment above includes these coding regions:
- a CDS encoding MFS transporter, with product MGAGSRHPAQDCWKSHVKALIGIPLASSCLKIENVGSAQNMKLSHRLSLTYATVLTICNFGPLPCCSTMNHSQTPSFTAGPEGYCALNVAPVISKLPSIQDPPEFEVYWERNDPENPRLWSIWYKGITVAAMSLGATVVSLSSTLYTSGVPGLQEEFGISKLVALVGVTTYLLGMALGSVLFAPLSELVGRRPVYIVSMTIFLLLLLPSALARNIETVLVSRFFGGFFGSALMSNSPASVNDIVSDKHRPLAFGFWSIGPTNGPVYGPIIGGFVFENLGWRWTNWIVLIIGGGVLVLMASIKETYAPVILRRRAARKRKETQNSRWWTRYNGEQDFKSSLRANLSRPFRMLLTEPICIFWDVYVALVYGVLYLCFVAYPIAFQQERGWSPGIGGLSFIGIGVGVLIAIACEPIFRKIINLHRKSEDGIVEPEAMVSIVGFGATLLTVGQLWFSWTCTPSVHWIVPILAGVPFGAGNACVFIYASNYLARSYGIYAASALAGNMLLRSIVGACLPLAGPSMYGNLGLNWASTLLGLLEAACISIPVVFYFYGHKIREASPLLKKLEDHTLSPHH